A single window of Coffea eugenioides isolate CCC68of chromosome 7, Ceug_1.0, whole genome shotgun sequence DNA harbors:
- the LOC113777604 gene encoding cleft lip and palate transmembrane protein 1 homolog: MAPPANGGAGGGAARGGGRQQQEQQGVGQMLTGIIRVAVFWYFASKFFSPKKPLNPNQPSSQISNLFHKAEPLDMWFYLSEQEKFNDFSSESALVWHETNIPYAVWGPESTRRLSLKYYPTEALKHNGSLYAHVFFAHSGFPPDPNDPEYQPSAAFGHTYSVVTYLPKSKANKKKSLLGNSKDSDVAETQAKVVEDDQVDLKDDEPTEWISYWKPNITINLVDDFTRYQQNAVPPNIAPYLNIEPTTGNYYPTVFFNEFWLLRDKLIAINETVTELPLHLEVGPISTTKWQLFLQIDQSFQIHRNYGSMLEGEADELKRVFLEGNPYLLVVTMIVSLLHSVFDFLAFKNDIQFWNKNKSMEGLSAKSVVVSFVCQLIVFLYLLDNDTSWMILASSGIGCCIEFWKIGKAMHIEIDRSGKIPMLRFRDRESYAKNKTKEYDDLAMKYLSYVLFFLVACFSVYSLMYERHKSWYSWILSSLTSCVYMFGFVMMCPQLFINYKLKSVAHLPWRQMTYKFLNTIIDDLFAFVIKMPWLHRLSVFRDDVIFLIYVYQRWIYPVDKKRVNEFGFAGEEEDQRSGNKDTTAEEDDKKIN, encoded by the exons ATGGCTCCGCCGGCGAACGGTGGCGCTGGTGGCGGAGCTGCGAGAGGTGGAGGAAGGCAGCAGCAAGAGCAGCAGGGCGTGGGGCAGATGTTAACGGGGATTATAAGGGTAGCCGTTTTCTGGTACTTTGCGTCGAAATTCTTCTCGCCAAAAAAGCCTCTTAACCCTAATCAGCCTTCTTCTCAGATCTCCAATCTCTTCCATAAAGCAGAGCCCTTG GATATGTGGTTTTATCTTTCTGAGCAAGAAAAGTTTAATGACTTCAGTAGTGAAAGTGCACTAGTTTGGCATGAGACCAATATACCTTATGCAGTTTGGGGACCAGAGAGTACCAGGCGACTTTCATTGAAATACTATCCAACCGAG GCCTTGAAGCACAATGGAAGTCTTTATGCTCATGTGTTTTTTGCTCATTCTGGTTTTCCACCAGATCCCAATGACCCTGAGTATCAACCATCTGCAGCCTTTGGGCACACATATT CTGTTGTGACATATCTGCCGAAGTCAAAGGCAAACAAGAAGAAGAGTCTGTTAGGGAACTCCAAAGACTCAGATGTGGCTGAAACACAGGCTAAG GTAGTTGAAGATGATCAGGTAGATTTGAAAGATGACGAACCTACTGAATGGATTTCATATTGGAAGCCAAATATTACAATCAATTTGGTTGATGATTTCACGAG ATACCAGCAGAATGCAGTTCCACCTAATATTGCTCCCT ACTTGAATATTGAGCCTACTACAGGAAACTATTATCCAACTGTATTCTTCAATGAATTTTGGTTGCTCAGAGAcaaattaattgcaatcaatgaGACAGTTACTGAGTTGCCACTTCATCTGGAAGTGGGTCCCATTAGTACGACAAAATGGCAACTATTCTTGCAGATTGATCAATCATTCCAAATTCATCGTAATTATGGAAGCATGCTTGAAGGCGAGGCTGATGAACTTAAG AGAGTGTTTTTGGAAGGAAATCCTTATCTTCTGGTGGTTACCATGATCGTCTCACTACTACACTCTGTGTTTGACTTTCTGGCATTTAAGAATG ATATTCAGTTTTGGAATAAGAATAAATCCATGGAAGGATTATCTGCAAAATCAGTAGTAGTTAGCTTTGTTTGTCAACTCATTGTGTTCCTGTACTTACTTGACAATGACACTTCTTGGATGATACTTGCGAGTTCTGGTATTGGTTGCTGCATTGAGTTCTGGAAAATAGGGAAAGCAATGCACATTGAG ATTGACAGATCTGGTAAGATACCTATGCTAAGGTTCCGAGACCGTGAGTCCTATGCTAAAAACAAGACTAAGGAGTATGATGATTTGGCGATGAAGTATTTGTCCTACGTGCTCTTTTTCCTCGTTGCCTGCTTTTCTGTTTATTCTCTAATGTATGAACGTCACAAGAGCTGGTATTCTTGGATTCTTTCATCCCTCACAAGTTGCGTTTACATGTTTG GTTTTGTTATGATGTGCCCACAGTTGTTTATCAACTATAAGTTGAAGTCTGTTGCTCATCTACCTTGGAGGCAAATGACTTACAAGTTCTTGAATACGATCATTGATGATCTCTTTGCATTTGTCATAAAAATGCCATGGCTACATCGTCTTTCTGTTTTCCGTGATG ATGTCATATTTTTGATATATGTATACCAAAGATGGATATATCCCGTGGACAAGAAGCGTGTAAATGAGTTTGGTTTTGCTGGGGAAGAAGAAGATCAGAGATCTGGAAACAAGGATACAACAGCAGAGGAAGATGACAAAAAAATTAACTAA